Genomic segment of Acidimicrobiales bacterium:
TCGCAGGCGACGAAGTCCGAACCGTCGCCGGGATCGTTCCGCCCGCAAATGACCACAGTGGCGCCGGCGGCGCGGAACCCGTCGACGATCCCGCGGCCCACGCCGCGGGCGCCGCCCGTCACCAATACGACGCGTCCGGCCAGGTCGATCGTCGTCGCCATAGAATCTGACTACCTATCAGAAACCGGGAGCGCATGGGCACGACCACCACGATCAGCGACGGCATCGCCGAGATCGTCATGGAAAATCCACCGGTCAACGCCCTGACGGTTGCGGGCTGGTTCGACCTTGCCGACCAACTCACCGCCGCGGGCCGCGACACCGGCGTGCGCGTCGTCGTGCTGCGCGCCGAAGGCCGCGGCTTCAACGCCGGCGTCGACATCAAGGAGATGCAGAACACCGAAGGCTTCGACGCCCTCATCGGCGCCAACCGCGGCTGCTTCGCCGCGTTCGCCGCGGTGTACGACTGCGCTGTACCCGTGATCGCCGCGGTCAACGGCTACTGCCTCGGCGGCGGCATCGGTCTCGTCGGCAACGCCGATGTCATCGTCGCCGCCGACGACGCCACCTTCGGCCTGCCCGAAGTCGACCGCGGTGCCCTCGGCGCCGCCACCCACCTCGCCCGGCTCGTGCCGCAGCACAAGATGCGGGCGATGGTCTACACGTCGGCCACGGCGACGGCCCAGGAACTGCACGCGTTCGGCAGCGTGCTGCGGGTCGTGCCCCAGGCCGAGTTGCGCGGCGCGGCGATGGAAGTCGCCGCGCAGATCGCGTCGAAGAGCCCGACGGTCATCCGCGCCGCCAAGGAGTCGCTCAACGGCATCGACCCGGTCGACGTGCGCCGCTCGTACCGCTACGAGCAGGGGTTCACGTTCGAGCTCAACCTGTCGGGCGTGGCCGACGAGGCGCGCGACGCCTTCGTCGAAAAGCGCGACGCGAAGTTCACGAAGTGATGGCCGACAAGCGCTGCACCGAGGACGACGTCGTCGCGTCGCTCGAAGACGGCATGACGATCGCCATCGGCGGGTGGGGGTCGCGGCGCAAGCCGATGTCGATGGTGCGCGCCATCGCCCGCAGCGACCTGCGCGATCTGACGATCGTGTCCTACGGCGGGCCCGACGTCGGCGTGCTGTGTGCGACGGGCCAGGTGCGCAAGGTCGTGTACGCCTTCGTGTCGCTCGACTCGATCCCGCTCGAGCCGCACTTCCGCGCGGCGCGCCAGAACGGCACGATCGAGACCGAGTCGCTCGACGAGGGCCTGTTCCTCCTCGGACTCCAGGCCGCGGCGTGGCGCGTCCCGTTCCTGCCGAGCCGCGTTGGCCTCGGCAGCGATCTCTTCCGCGACAACCCGAACCTGAAGACGATCGAGTACGAGGGCGAGCAACTCGTCGCCATGCCGGCCTTGCACCTCGACGCCGCGCTGATCCACCAGAACCGCGGCGACGCCCGCGGCAATGGCCAGTTCCTCGGCCCCGACCTGTACTTCGACGACCTCATGGTGCAGGCGGCGCCGACCGGCCGCCGGTTCATGAGCGTCGAGCGCATCGTGGAGACCGACGCCATGGCCAAGGAAGGCACGCACCACACGCGCCGCATCAGCCGCATGTCGATCGACGGTGTGGTCGAAGCGCCCAACGGCGCGCACTTCACGTCCTGCGATCCCGACTACGGCCGCGACGAAGCGTTCCAGAAGGCGTACGCCGCCTCGGCCAAGTCGCCCGACGCGTGGGCGGCGTTCAAGGCGGACTGGCTCGACCTGTCCGAAGCCGACTACCAAGCCAAGTTGCGGGCGAGCGCATGACGACGACCACCGCCACCCGCGCCGACGTGTGCGCCGTCGCCGTCGCCGAGTGCTTCCGGGGCGACGGCGAGATCCTCGCCAACCCGATCGGCACGATCCCGATGATCGGCGGCCGGCTGGCGCGCGCCGCCTTCGAGCCCGATCTGTGCATGACCGACGGCGAGGCGGCGCTGATCGCCAACGACAGCGCGTATGAACTGCGCGACGACGAGAAGATCTACGAGTACTGGAACCCGTACCGGTCGATGTTCGACTGGGTGTGGTCGGGGCGGCGCCACGTGATGATGGGCGCCACCCAGGTCGACCAGTACGGCAACCAGAACATCGCCGCGATCGGCGACTACGCGCGGCCGCGCACGCAGTTGCTCGGCTACCGCGGCGCCCCCGGCAACACCATCAACGACACCACGTCGTACTGGGTGCCGAATCACAGCCCGCAGGTGATCTGCCCGCACGTCGACACCGTGTGTGGCATCGGTTATGACCGCGCCGCGCAGTTGCCGGGCGACAGCGCGCGGTTCCACGAGATC
This window contains:
- a CDS encoding enoyl-CoA hydratase family protein, which codes for MGTTTTISDGIAEIVMENPPVNALTVAGWFDLADQLTAAGRDTGVRVVVLRAEGRGFNAGVDIKEMQNTEGFDALIGANRGCFAAFAAVYDCAVPVIAAVNGYCLGGGIGLVGNADVIVAADDATFGLPEVDRGALGAATHLARLVPQHKMRAMVYTSATATAQELHAFGSVLRVVPQAELRGAAMEVAAQIASKSPTVIRAAKESLNGIDPVDVRRSYRYEQGFTFELNLSGVADEARDAFVEKRDAKFTK
- a CDS encoding CoA-transferase, which translates into the protein MADKRCTEDDVVASLEDGMTIAIGGWGSRRKPMSMVRAIARSDLRDLTIVSYGGPDVGVLCATGQVRKVVYAFVSLDSIPLEPHFRAARQNGTIETESLDEGLFLLGLQAAAWRVPFLPSRVGLGSDLFRDNPNLKTIEYEGEQLVAMPALHLDAALIHQNRGDARGNGQFLGPDLYFDDLMVQAAPTGRRFMSVERIVETDAMAKEGTHHTRRISRMSIDGVVEAPNGAHFTSCDPDYGRDEAFQKAYAASAKSPDAWAAFKADWLDLSEADYQAKLRASA
- a CDS encoding CoA-transferase, which codes for MTTTTATRADVCAVAVAECFRGDGEILANPIGTIPMIGGRLARAAFEPDLCMTDGEAALIANDSAYELRDDEKIYEYWNPYRSMFDWVWSGRRHVMMGATQVDQYGNQNIAAIGDYARPRTQLLGYRGAPGNTINDTTSYWVPNHSPQVICPHVDTVCGIGYDRAAQLPGDSARFHEIRRVVTNLCVLDFETPDHRMRLRSVHPGVTVDDVVAATGFELVIDNPEESRLPTDDELRLLYTVIDPEGRRETEVPS